A portion of the Deltaproteobacteria bacterium genome contains these proteins:
- a CDS encoding BrnT family toxin codes for MKIGGLIWLAEIVDKLDWKHNVQQQEVREVFRRKPKYRFVEKGHRRGENVYVAQGRTEAGRYLNVFFVYKTNQRALILSAREMTPAEKRTYGKK; via the coding sequence GTGAAGATTGGTGGTCTGATCTGGCTCGCCGAAATCGTCGATAAGCTGGACTGGAAGCATAACGTCCAACAGCAAGAAGTGAGAGAGGTCTTTCGGCGGAAGCCCAAGTATCGCTTTGTTGAGAAAGGGCATCGCCGCGGGGAAAACGTGTATGTGGCCCAAGGACGAACAGAGGCAGGCCGTTACTTGAATGTGTTTTTTGTTTACAAGACGAATCAACGTGCGTTAATCTTATCAGCCCGCGAAATGACACCAGCGGAAAAGAGGACTTATGGGAAAAAATAA
- a CDS encoding nitroreductase family deazaflavin-dependent oxidoreductase — protein sequence MRTVLRFSQLVIAPSLFAGQTSFAATIKEPAPLVDTTVNQDRGQIPADRPLLQVAQAASDRNDFNQKVITEFRANQGKVGGQFANRPLLLLTTTGAKSGKTYTPPLAFTKDGDRFVVIASFGGAPKNPSWYHNLVAHSEVTVEVGNERFKAKATVPTGEERQRLYDRQAEQMPAFAEYAKKTKRQIPVIVLTRIK from the coding sequence ATGCGTACGGTTCTACGATTTTCACAACTCGTGATTGCTCCTTCTCTCTTCGCAGGGCAAACCAGCTTTGCCGCCACCATCAAGGAACCAGCGCCTCTTGTTGATACGACCGTGAATCAGGATCGGGGTCAAATTCCTGCAGATCGTCCCCTCTTGCAAGTTGCACAGGCGGCGTCTGACCGAAATGATTTTAACCAAAAGGTGATTACAGAATTCCGTGCGAACCAAGGAAAGGTTGGCGGTCAGTTTGCTAACAGACCGTTGCTGTTGTTGACGACAACTGGCGCGAAGAGTGGCAAGACATATACACCTCCACTTGCGTTCACAAAAGATGGCGATCGTTTCGTCGTTATCGCCTCGTTCGGCGGAGCCCCCAAGAATCCCTCTTGGTATCACAACTTAGTCGCTCACTCTGAGGTAACAGTCGAAGTCGGCAACGAACGCTTTAAGGCCAAAGCTACAGTGCCGACAGGCGAAGAACGCCAGCGTCTGTACGATCGTCAGGCCGAACAAATGCCAGCGTTTGCCGAGTATGCGAAAAAGACCAAGCGGCAGATTCCTGTCATCGTGCTCACGCGGATCAAGTAA